A window of Desulfovibrio desulfuricans DSM 642 contains these coding sequences:
- a CDS encoding TAXI family TRAP transporter solute-binding subunit, with protein MKKGLISLLVTVVMLAAGLAQMPQAAELKTFTITSGPLGGDFYALGGVIGEAARGVMPGTTVSVNTGGSVENLLKIDAGKADLGTSMIKLYEESLKAEGVFASRKPVQNVKIMMYVAPMPMSFFLVRADSPYTSIADIASTKPKIRLLTSKKGSSPAVASENMLKQYGFSFEDIKEWGGSVSYVSYAEASSLIQDGHADAYVGPIVSSINELITTVKMKMLPIDQAVLDKLSSDGYMTYTIKAGQYYFITKDTPHMAETVVLPVGANLPDDAVYALTKVLCEKPEMIRNVHQTYSVFDPSKSADHIAVQYIHPGALRYYKEKGWVK; from the coding sequence ATGAAAAAGGGTTTGATTTCGCTGTTGGTTACCGTGGTTATGCTGGCGGCTGGGCTGGCCCAGATGCCCCAGGCGGCGGAGCTGAAAACGTTTACCATTACCTCTGGCCCGCTTGGCGGCGATTTTTACGCCCTTGGCGGCGTTATCGGCGAAGCTGCACGCGGGGTCATGCCCGGCACTACCGTGAGCGTCAACACTGGCGGCTCAGTGGAAAACCTGCTGAAGATTGATGCGGGCAAGGCTGACCTTGGTACAAGCATGATCAAGCTGTATGAAGAAAGCCTTAAGGCCGAGGGCGTGTTCGCCAGCCGCAAGCCTGTGCAGAACGTAAAAATCATGATGTATGTGGCGCCCATGCCCATGAGCTTTTTTCTTGTGCGTGCTGATTCCCCCTACACCTCCATTGCGGACATCGCCAGCACCAAGCCCAAAATCCGTCTGCTGACCTCCAAAAAAGGCTCCTCCCCTGCGGTTGCCTCCGAGAACATGCTCAAGCAGTACGGTTTCTCGTTTGAAGACATCAAGGAATGGGGCGGCTCCGTGAGCTACGTTTCCTATGCGGAAGCCTCCTCCCTTATTCAGGATGGCCATGCGGACGCCTATGTAGGCCCCATCGTTTCGTCTATCAACGAGCTGATCACCACCGTCAAAATGAAGATGTTGCCTATTGATCAGGCGGTTCTCGACAAGCTGAGCAGCGATGGCTACATGACCTACACCATCAAGGCCGGGCAGTATTACTTTATCACAAAGGATACGCCGCACATGGCCGAAACCGTGGTTTTGCCCGTAGGTGCCAACCTGCCGGACGATGCTGTGTACGCCCTGACCAAGGTGCTTTGTGAAAAGCCCGAGATGATCCGCAATGTGCACCAGACCTATTCGGTCTTTGACCCCAGCAAAAGCGCTGATCATATTGCCGTGCAATACATTCACCCCGGTGCCCTGCGTTATTACAAGGAAAAGGGCTGGGTGAAATAA
- a CDS encoding TRAP transporter permease has protein sequence MASSEQKDAAGASPKVNLARSAVEKELAGEASNDFGEVAGQQGFARLVQYLIFFGCLLFAGYHCVTTIFGMPVAYVHRPIHVMFAASLAFLVYPSSKKRGPAPLDLVLALMALAAFALPAIQADQIAERLVMVDDLTLGQTISGITALVLVLVLIQRVVGMSLLVVCLLFLAYAFWGAHIPGMLAHKGFSWNEVVDYLGFGLEGLYSSAIGVSATYIAAFIVFGTFLERCGAGDVLMDLGRALTGHYRGGPAKIAVITSAFFGTISGSAAANVYATGAFTIPMMKKAGYKPTFAGAVEAAASTGGQIMPPVMGAAAFLMADTLGIPYLEVCKAAVIPAFLYFFSILMMVDFEAAKLGLVGVPKEELPRMKDVVKRLYLLLPIVALLVIMMFGYTPFRAAMAAAAAAVVVSWGDKKFAIGPRRFVEILSTAGRRMILIAVACLGAGIVIGVVSLTGVGLNLASVVISISGGSTIVALILIMLASLLMGMGTPTTVAYVLVATLGVPALRELGFSVLSSHFFVFYFGVISMVTPPVAVAAYAGAEVAGASMMRTGLIASRLCSVAFIVPFFFMYDPALLMQGEWQNILQVFVTATIGTVALAGGMERWFFRPIPLPVALLLIVGACLLIIPGSITDMIGLGIVFVTGAYCKMSSKAVQARAVA, from the coding sequence ATGGCTTCTTCCGAGCAAAAGGACGCTGCAGGCGCGTCACCCAAGGTCAATCTGGCCCGCAGCGCTGTGGAAAAAGAACTTGCTGGCGAAGCCAGCAATGACTTTGGCGAAGTTGCTGGCCAGCAGGGGTTTGCCAGGCTTGTGCAATACCTCATATTCTTTGGCTGCCTGCTGTTTGCGGGCTACCATTGCGTCACCACGATTTTTGGAATGCCGGTGGCCTATGTGCATCGGCCCATCCACGTCATGTTTGCCGCATCGCTGGCCTTTCTGGTGTATCCTTCCAGCAAGAAGCGCGGGCCTGCGCCCCTTGATCTCGTGCTGGCACTGATGGCTCTGGCCGCTTTCGCGCTGCCAGCCATTCAGGCAGACCAGATTGCGGAACGTCTGGTCATGGTTGACGACCTGACCCTCGGCCAGACCATCAGCGGCATCACTGCCCTGGTGCTGGTTCTGGTGCTTATCCAGCGCGTGGTGGGCATGTCGTTGCTGGTGGTCTGCCTGCTGTTTCTGGCCTATGCGTTCTGGGGTGCCCACATCCCCGGCATGCTCGCGCACAAGGGTTTTTCGTGGAACGAAGTGGTGGATTATCTGGGGTTTGGGCTTGAGGGTCTGTATTCTTCAGCCATTGGTGTTTCGGCCACCTATATTGCCGCCTTCATTGTATTCGGCACCTTTCTTGAGAGGTGCGGCGCGGGCGATGTGCTCATGGATCTCGGCCGCGCGCTGACAGGCCATTATCGCGGCGGCCCTGCTAAGATTGCTGTTATTACCAGCGCCTTTTTCGGCACCATTTCCGGTTCGGCTGCCGCCAATGTTTACGCCACGGGCGCGTTCACCATCCCCATGATGAAAAAGGCCGGGTACAAGCCCACTTTTGCAGGAGCGGTGGAGGCCGCAGCCTCCACCGGCGGGCAGATCATGCCCCCGGTCATGGGCGCAGCCGCATTCCTGATGGCGGACACGCTGGGCATACCCTACCTTGAGGTGTGCAAGGCGGCGGTGATTCCGGCTTTTCTGTACTTTTTCTCCATCCTCATGATGGTGGACTTTGAGGCTGCCAAGCTGGGCCTTGTGGGGGTTCCCAAGGAGGAGCTGCCCCGCATGAAGGATGTTGTCAAAAGACTTTATCTTCTGCTGCCCATTGTGGCCCTGCTTGTGATCATGATGTTCGGCTACACGCCCTTCAGGGCGGCAATGGCTGCCGCTGCGGCTGCCGTGGTTGTTTCGTGGGGCGATAAAAAGTTTGCCATCGGGCCGCGCCGTTTTGTTGAAATACTTTCCACCGCTGGTCGGCGCATGATCCTGATTGCGGTTGCCTGCCTTGGCGCGGGTATTGTCATCGGCGTTGTGTCGCTCACTGGCGTGGGGCTTAACCTCGCCTCTGTGGTCATTTCCATATCCGGCGGCAGCACCATAGTCGCGCTGATTCTGATCATGCTTGCCTCGCTCCTCATGGGCATGGGCACACCCACCACAGTGGCCTACGTGCTTGTGGCGACCCTGGGGGTTCCCGCCCTGCGCGAGCTTGGCTTCAGCGTGCTTTCCTCGCATTTCTTCGTATTTTATTTCGGGGTGATCTCAATGGTCACGCCGCCGGTGGCTGTTGCTGCTTACGCTGGCGCGGAAGTGGCGGGCGCCTCCATGATGCGCACGGGCCTGATTGCCTCGCGTTTATGCAGCGTGGCCTTTATTGTGCCGTTTTTCTTCATGTATGACCCGGCTCTGCTCATGCAGGGCGAGTGGCAGAACATCCTCCAGGTTTTTGTTACCGCCACCATTGGCACCGTTGCTCTGGCTGGCGGCATGGAACGCTGGTTTTTCCGCCCCATACCGTTGCCGGTGGCCCTGCTGTTGATTGTGGGCGCGTGTCTGCTGATTATTCCCGGCAGCATCACAGACATGATTGGCCTTGGCATTGTATTTGTTACCGGCGCATATTGTAAAATGAGCAGCAAGGCCGTGCAGGCCCGTGCTGTTGCCTGA
- a CDS encoding dihydrodipicolinate synthase family protein, with protein sequence MGKLIYPEGSWVAIVTPFTENNTIDLGVMHDLVDFHAANGTSTLLVLGSTGEPTTLTIEEKKTVIKDMARYCKGKIHAFFGVTHGDTEKTIELARYAQEQDADGIVVVVPPYLCPDQASVLEYLIDVCLSVDISVGLYNNPARVVANVNAETVITLFNSVPNLVADKEAMPNVGQIATIQEGTHGELPILCCDSPAYALTLPVLAFGGAGTANVTGNIHPRAMAEMSRPWKNFEDVQRTRRIYNELLPIMEACYAATNPVAVKTFVRLLGFPVGHCKRPMRDVSPEIQEGMKWLIEEFELKKIYNLK encoded by the coding sequence ATGGGAAAGCTGATTTACCCTGAAGGTTCCTGGGTAGCGATTGTTACCCCCTTTACCGAAAATAACACCATTGACCTTGGTGTGATGCATGATCTTGTGGATTTTCACGCCGCCAACGGCACCAGCACCTTGCTGGTGCTGGGGTCCACCGGCGAACCCACGACCCTGACCATTGAAGAAAAAAAGACCGTCATCAAGGACATGGCCCGCTACTGCAAGGGCAAGATCCATGCGTTTTTTGGCGTGACCCACGGCGACACCGAAAAAACCATCGAGCTTGCGCGTTACGCGCAGGAGCAGGACGCGGACGGCATTGTTGTTGTGGTGCCCCCCTATCTGTGCCCGGATCAGGCATCCGTCCTGGAATACCTCATTGATGTCTGCCTTTCTGTGGATATCAGCGTGGGCCTGTACAACAACCCCGCCAGAGTCGTGGCCAACGTCAACGCGGAAACAGTCATCACCCTGTTCAATTCCGTGCCCAATCTGGTGGCCGACAAGGAAGCCATGCCCAACGTGGGCCAGATTGCCACCATTCAGGAAGGCACCCACGGCGAGCTGCCCATCCTGTGCTGCGATTCGCCCGCCTATGCCCTGACCCTGCCCGTGCTGGCCTTTGGTGGCGCGGGAACCGCCAACGTGACGGGCAATATTCACCCCCGCGCCATGGCTGAAATGTCCCGCCCCTGGAAGAACTTTGAAGACGTGCAGCGCACCCGCAGGATTTACAACGAGCTGCTGCCCATCATGGAGGCCTGCTACGCTGCCACCAACCCTGTGGCGGTGAAGACCTTTGTGCGCCTGCTGGGCTTCCCTGTCGGTCACTGCAAGCGCCCCATGCGCGATGTAAGCCCCGAAATTCAGGAAGGCATGAAGTGGCTGATTGAAGAATTTGAGCTCAAAAAAATCTACAACCTCAAGTGA
- a CDS encoding PPC domain-containing DNA-binding protein: MQVTELTQPKWYKLRLGPGSDLFQGLRDFFEQQKLERAFILSSIGSLEKIICNYPVTCTAMPPPVKSKTIEKFLEVNGITGEMWRENNEVRVHLHGSVTHEGETLFGGGMADGAKVLVQVEMVVMGLLEQ; the protein is encoded by the coding sequence ATGCAAGTAACAGAACTGACCCAGCCTAAATGGTACAAATTGCGCCTTGGTCCAGGCTCTGACCTGTTTCAGGGACTACGGGATTTTTTTGAGCAGCAGAAACTTGAACGGGCCTTTATTCTTTCAAGCATTGGCTCCCTTGAAAAAATTATCTGCAACTACCCCGTAACCTGCACAGCCATGCCGCCGCCGGTGAAATCAAAAACCATTGAAAAGTTCTTGGAAGTCAACGGCATCACAGGCGAAATGTGGCGCGAGAACAATGAGGTGCGCGTTCACCTGCACGGCTCTGTAACCCACGAGGGCGAAACGCTTTTTGGGGGCGGCATGGCCGATGGCGCCAAGGTGCTGGTTCAGGTTGAGATGGTGGTCATGGGACTGCTGGAACAATAA
- the trxB gene encoding thioredoxin-disulfide reductase, protein MQEHELVVIGAGPAGASAGIYARRAGLNVLLLESGNGGSQICNTLDVENWPGLPNVSGPELDKSFREHAGHLGCTFARGDVLGLEAQGDRQIIHTTRGDYAAQSVIIASGATHRRLGCPGEDTLTGAGVSYCAVCDAPFYEGEAVAVVGGGNTAVEEALYLTRFASKVYIVHRRDAFRADSVLAGRALASDRIIPVWNSAVASINGSEMVEGMTLRNTASGECTGLEVAGVFVCVGIEPNTAFLDERFQRADGGWLATDAHLRTSVPGVFAAGDVRDTPLRQIVTAAADGALAAISAYHWLQSR, encoded by the coding sequence ATGCAGGAGCATGAACTTGTCGTTATCGGTGCTGGCCCTGCCGGAGCCAGCGCAGGCATATATGCCCGCAGGGCGGGCCTCAACGTGCTGCTGCTGGAAAGCGGCAATGGCGGCAGCCAGATATGCAATACGCTTGATGTGGAAAACTGGCCCGGTCTGCCCAATGTGAGCGGGCCGGAACTGGACAAATCCTTTCGCGAGCATGCCGGACATCTGGGTTGCACCTTTGCCAGAGGCGACGTGCTCGGGCTGGAAGCGCAGGGCGACCGCCAGATTATCCACACCACCAGGGGCGACTATGCGGCGCAATCCGTCATCATCGCCAGCGGCGCTACCCATCGGCGGCTTGGCTGCCCCGGTGAAGACACGCTGACCGGGGCGGGGGTGAGCTACTGCGCTGTTTGCGATGCGCCCTTTTATGAAGGCGAGGCCGTGGCCGTTGTGGGCGGCGGTAATACAGCGGTGGAAGAAGCCCTTTATCTGACCCGCTTTGCCAGCAAGGTATATATTGTTCATCGGCGGGATGCCTTCAGGGCGGACAGCGTGCTGGCAGGCCGCGCCCTCGCCAGTGACAGGATTATTCCTGTCTGGAACAGCGCAGTGGCAAGCATCAACGGCAGCGAGATGGTCGAGGGCATGACCCTGCGCAATACGGCCAGCGGTGAATGCACCGGGCTTGAAGTGGCGGGTGTATTTGTATGCGTGGGCATTGAACCCAATACGGCATTTCTTGATGAGCGCTTTCAGCGCGCTGATGGCGGCTGGCTGGCTACGGATGCCCACCTGCGCACATCTGTTCCGGGTGTTTTTGCAGCGGGCGACGTACGCGACACCCCTTTGCGCCAGATTGTCACGGCGGCGGCAGACGGTGCGTTGGCTGCCATTTCCGCCTATCACTGGCTGCAATCCCGCTAG
- a CDS encoding thioredoxin family protein: MLAIDRDSFEQEVLQSSEPVVVEFWGEQCSVCVAMMPEVEELAKSFEGRVKFCKIPIAGSRRLCIELKIMTVPVFLFYKNGELVDRVANQDLSVENIRAKAESLLK, translated from the coding sequence ATGCTTGCAATAGACAGAGACAGTTTTGAACAGGAAGTGCTGCAAAGCAGCGAGCCGGTAGTTGTGGAGTTTTGGGGCGAGCAGTGCTCCGTTTGCGTGGCCATGATGCCGGAAGTGGAAGAACTGGCAAAAAGTTTTGAGGGCCGGGTCAAGTTCTGCAAGATACCCATTGCCGGAAGTCGCAGGCTCTGCATTGAACTCAAAATCATGACCGTGCCTGTGTTCCTGTTCTACAAAAATGGCGAACTGGTTGACCGCGTCGCCAATCAGGATCTGAGCGTGGAAAACATCCGTGCCAAGGCGGAATCCCTGCTGAAATAG
- a CDS encoding serine dehydratase subunit alpha family protein encodes MMDTMDTYAKYLEILREELIPAQGCTEPIAIAFAGALAAKVLGTFPDRLTVACSGNMIKNAKSVVVPNSGGQKGIAVAAALGAVGGNPDLQLQVLTPVTPADAERARQLVAAGFCTVELLKSIVNLHILITAVAGESSAVVEIAEEHTNVVRVEKNGKILQGGEYKPDVQSHEESRAFMSIAGILDFAENCNIDDVRDILDKQILCNSNIAVEGLSHQYSMGVGRSLLDSRGSDVRTRATAVAAAGSDARMGGSDLPVIINSGSGNQGITVSLPVIEYARELGLPDEKLYRALLISNLVAIHNKSGIGRLSAYCGAVSAACGSGAAITWMHGGSFQQIADTIINTLVNVSGIVCDGAKSSCAAKISSAVDAAITAHDLSMQGKVFPAGEGIVKGDVEETIRGVSRLAREGMRETDIEVLHIMID; translated from the coding sequence ATGATGGATACTATGGATACCTACGCAAAATATCTCGAAATCCTGCGCGAAGAGCTGATCCCGGCCCAGGGCTGCACCGAACCCATTGCCATTGCCTTTGCCGGAGCGCTGGCGGCAAAGGTTCTCGGAACCTTTCCAGACCGCCTGACAGTGGCTTGCAGCGGGAACATGATCAAGAACGCCAAGAGCGTTGTTGTGCCCAATTCCGGCGGGCAAAAGGGTATTGCCGTTGCTGCCGCGCTCGGCGCGGTGGGGGGCAACCCCGACTTGCAGTTGCAGGTGCTCACCCCGGTCACCCCGGCGGATGCGGAGCGCGCCCGTCAGCTTGTGGCGGCGGGATTCTGCACTGTGGAGCTGCTCAAAAGCATTGTTAACCTGCACATCCTGATAACTGCGGTGGCTGGCGAAAGCAGCGCCGTGGTGGAGATTGCCGAAGAGCACACCAATGTGGTGCGCGTTGAAAAAAACGGCAAAATTCTTCAGGGTGGGGAATACAAGCCTGATGTGCAGAGTCATGAAGAAAGCCGCGCTTTCATGAGCATCGCCGGAATTCTTGATTTTGCCGAAAACTGCAATATCGACGATGTGCGCGATATTCTGGACAAGCAGATTCTGTGCAACAGCAATATTGCCGTTGAAGGCCTGAGCCACCAGTACTCCATGGGTGTTGGCCGCTCCCTGCTTGATTCGCGCGGCAGCGATGTGCGCACCCGGGCCACGGCGGTGGCAGCCGCTGGCTCCGATGCCCGCATGGGAGGCAGCGATCTGCCGGTTATCATCAATTCCGGCAGCGGCAATCAGGGCATCACGGTTTCGCTGCCGGTCATTGAATACGCCCGCGAACTGGGCCTGCCGGACGAAAAGCTTTACCGGGCGCTGCTCATCAGCAATCTTGTGGCCATACACAACAAGTCGGGCATTGGCAGGCTTTCGGCCTACTGCGGGGCTGTCAGCGCCGCCTGCGGCAGCGGGGCGGCCATTACCTGGATGCACGGCGGCAGCTTTCAGCAGATTGCCGACACCATCATCAACACCCTGGTCAATGTGTCGGGCATTGTGTGCGATGGCGCAAAAAGCTCGTGCGCGGCCAAGATTTCATCGGCGGTGGATGCCGCCATCACTGCCCACGATCTCTCCATGCAGGGCAAGGTTTTTCCCGCTGGCGAGGGCATTGTGAAGGGCGATGTGGAAGAAACCATCCGCGGTGTTTCCCGTCTGGCCCGCGAGGGCATGCGCGAAACGGATATTGAAGTGCTGCATATCATGATTGATTAG
- the ettA gene encoding energy-dependent translational throttle protein EttA, with protein MSNEPDKIIYSMIRVTKRHGQKEVLKDISLSYFYGAKIGVLGLNGAGKSSLLRILAGVDQAFDGKTVLAPGYTIGYLEQEPLKDETRTVREVVEDGVSDLTAIAREFEEINAKFAEPMEADEMDALIARQAEVQELMDAKNVWDLDSRLEMAMDALRCPPGDMPVAQISGGERRRVALCRLLLESPDILLLDEPTNHLDAESVAWLERFLSTFPGTVIAVTHDRYFLDNVAGWILELDRGRGIPWKGNYSSWLEQKQKRLANEERTEADRQKTLQRELEWVRMSPKGRHAKGKARLNAYEAMLSHESEKRAADLEIYIPPGQRLGKVVFELEGVSKGMGDRELMENVNAIIPPGAIVGIIGPNGAGKTTLFKMLVGQEKPDTGTLKVGETVQFAHVDQGRESLTPGKTVYEIISDGAETIKLGGREVNARAYCTRFNFHGADQQKKVDVLSGGERNRVHLACMLKSGANVLLLDEPTNDIDVNTMRALEDALDNFAGCVLVISHDRWFLDRVATHIMAFEGDSSVVFYEGNYTDYEEDRKKRLGKDADTPHRIKYRKLTR; from the coding sequence ATGAGTAACGAACCGGACAAGATTATTTATTCCATGATCCGCGTCACCAAGCGTCATGGCCAGAAGGAAGTGCTGAAAGACATTTCTCTTTCGTACTTTTACGGGGCCAAAATCGGCGTGCTTGGTCTGAACGGCGCGGGTAAATCCAGCCTGTTGCGCATTCTGGCGGGCGTGGATCAGGCCTTTGACGGCAAGACCGTGCTGGCCCCGGGCTACACCATCGGCTATCTGGAACAGGAGCCGCTCAAGGACGAAACCCGTACCGTGCGCGAAGTGGTTGAAGACGGAGTGAGCGACCTCACCGCCATTGCCCGCGAATTTGAAGAGATCAATGCCAAGTTCGCCGAGCCCATGGAAGCGGACGAGATGGACGCCCTCATCGCCCGTCAGGCCGAAGTGCAGGAACTCATGGACGCCAAGAACGTCTGGGATCTGGATTCGCGCCTTGAAATGGCCATGGACGCCCTGCGTTGCCCCCCCGGCGACATGCCCGTTGCCCAGATTTCGGGCGGCGAGCGCCGCCGCGTGGCCCTGTGCCGCCTGCTGCTGGAATCGCCCGACATTCTGCTGCTTGACGAACCCACCAACCACCTTGACGCCGAATCGGTGGCATGGCTGGAACGCTTCCTTTCCACCTTCCCCGGTACGGTTATTGCCGTTACCCATGACCGCTACTTCCTCGACAATGTGGCGGGCTGGATTCTGGAACTGGACCGTGGCCGGGGCATTCCGTGGAAGGGCAACTATTCTTCCTGGCTGGAGCAGAAGCAGAAGCGCCTCGCCAACGAAGAAAGAACCGAAGCCGACCGCCAGAAGACCCTGCAACGCGAACTGGAGTGGGTGCGTATGTCGCCCAAGGGGCGTCACGCCAAGGGCAAGGCGCGCCTTAACGCCTACGAAGCCATGCTCTCGCACGAGAGTGAAAAGCGCGCGGCTGATCTGGAAATCTACATTCCGCCGGGGCAGCGCCTTGGCAAGGTTGTCTTTGAGCTTGAGGGCGTCAGCAAGGGCATGGGCGACAGGGAACTGATGGAAAACGTCAACGCCATCATCCCCCCCGGCGCCATTGTGGGCATTATCGGCCCCAACGGCGCGGGCAAGACCACCCTGTTCAAGATGCTTGTGGGGCAGGAAAAGCCCGACACCGGCACGCTCAAGGTGGGCGAAACAGTGCAGTTTGCCCATGTGGATCAGGGCCGCGAATCGCTCACGCCCGGCAAGACCGTGTACGAGATCATCAGCGACGGTGCTGAAACCATCAAGCTGGGCGGGCGCGAAGTCAACGCCCGCGCCTACTGCACGCGCTTCAACTTCCACGGTGCTGACCAGCAGAAGAAGGTGGACGTGCTTTCGGGCGGTGAACGCAACCGTGTACACCTGGCCTGCATGCTCAAGTCTGGCGCAAACGTGCTGCTGCTTGACGAACCCACCAACGATATTGACGTAAACACCATGCGCGCCCTTGAAGACGCGCTGGACAATTTTGCTGGTTGCGTGCTGGTCATCAGCCATGACCGCTGGTTCCTCGATCGCGTGGCCACGCACATCATGGCCTTTGAAGGCGATTCCAGCGTGGTGTTTTATGAAGGCAACTATACGGACTACGAAGAAGACCGTAAAAAGCGGCTCGGCAAGGATGCCGACACGCCGCACCGCATCAAGTACCGCAAACTGACGCGTTAG
- a CDS encoding DUF4139 domain-containing protein: MSYTVLSPLRFFLSGLGICRKSASGRHVLPALMLCFLSGLFPFCAQAAALPNTPAAPQAARLTPSGGLLEVEQQAAVVSADGASQVRVVLPAGAENFQISIPGHTIVRWAFLPQTLDQGGNLAKLREECQHALMTLAGKLDAVKAQLALWEGAPAEGSFQDMTQREKRVAEVVPALSYEKADLERRLALLKQELQQLPPSPELGQTVLITLQKPVSAATLPVRYSYTLRNCGWRPAYVFDVQPDKGDAVSVRFMAEVWQFSGMDWTDTRLTLVSRGQGPREPMPLPHWVIDSQPQPVAQPLAKSAPRMLMAADAAMPEAAPAAPVEADTSGMYAAWTPGEKGLPEGRSRLLVLADEWKAPLQWLARPSVGDSRVWLMARHTLPEGQAWPDGQAEFSVDGQSVGMGQFRPKGNEVTLYFGADPRVQVNAVADLRQRGEKGFIGKSRTWTWGWTYTVRNTRDRAVTVRLERPMPMLVDQGVTVTYRDKPQAQQDAKEHLLFWNVDAPAGGKAEVKHELTITSPVEIELNPDAP; encoded by the coding sequence ATGTCGTACACCGTCCTTTCTCCCCTGCGTTTTTTTCTTTCCGGTCTTGGCATTTGCCGCAAATCTGCCAGTGGGCGGCATGTGCTGCCTGCTCTGATGCTATGCTTTTTGAGTGGCTTGTTCCCTTTCTGCGCGCAGGCCGCAGCCTTGCCCAACACGCCAGCAGCGCCGCAGGCCGCGCGTCTCACGCCTTCCGGCGGGTTGCTTGAGGTGGAGCAGCAGGCAGCTGTGGTTTCCGCCGATGGCGCAAGTCAGGTGCGCGTGGTGCTGCCCGCCGGGGCCGAAAATTTTCAGATATCCATACCGGGCCATACCATCGTACGCTGGGCATTTTTGCCCCAAACACTCGATCAGGGCGGCAATCTTGCCAAACTGCGCGAAGAGTGCCAGCACGCGTTGATGACCCTTGCGGGCAAGCTTGATGCCGTAAAGGCCCAGCTGGCCCTGTGGGAAGGCGCGCCCGCCGAGGGCAGTTTTCAGGATATGACCCAGCGCGAAAAGCGCGTGGCCGAGGTAGTGCCGGCCCTCAGCTACGAAAAAGCTGATCTGGAGCGCCGTCTGGCCCTGCTGAAGCAGGAATTGCAGCAGTTGCCGCCAAGCCCCGAGCTTGGGCAGACAGTGCTGATCACCCTGCAAAAGCCGGTGTCCGCTGCCACGCTGCCTGTGCGTTACAGCTATACGCTGCGCAATTGCGGCTGGCGGCCTGCCTATGTTTTTGACGTACAGCCCGACAAGGGCGATGCCGTGAGCGTGCGCTTTATGGCCGAGGTGTGGCAGTTTTCCGGCATGGACTGGACAGATACGCGCCTGACGCTTGTTTCCCGTGGGCAAGGCCCGCGTGAACCCATGCCTTTGCCGCACTGGGTGATTGATTCACAGCCTCAGCCCGTGGCCCAGCCCCTTGCCAAGTCGGCCCCGCGCATGCTGATGGCAGCGGATGCCGCCATGCCCGAAGCTGCCCCCGCCGCGCCAGTGGAGGCCGACACCAGCGGCATGTACGCCGCCTGGACGCCCGGAGAAAAGGGCTTGCCCGAAGGCCGCTCGCGCCTGCTGGTGCTGGCGGATGAATGGAAGGCTCCCTTGCAGTGGCTGGCGCGTCCCTCCGTGGGCGACAGCCGCGTGTGGCTCATGGCGCGTCACACCCTGCCCGAGGGGCAGGCCTGGCCTGACGGGCAGGCCGAATTCAGCGTGGACGGGCAGAGCGTGGGCATGGGGCAGTTCCGCCCCAAGGGCAACGAGGTTACGCTCTACTTTGGCGCGGATCCGCGCGTGCAGGTCAATGCCGTTGCCGATCTGCGCCAGCGCGGCGAAAAGGGCTTTATCGGCAAGAGCCGTACCTGGACATGGGGCTGGACGTACACCGTGCGCAACACACGCGACAGGGCCGTGACCGTACGCCTTGAACGGCCCATGCCCATGCTGGTGGATCAGGGCGTTACCGTGACCTACCGCGACAAGCCGCAGGCCCAGCAGGATGCCAAGGAACATCTGCTGTTCTGGAATGTGGATGCGCCAGCGGGCGGCAAGGCCGAGGTCAAGCATGAGCTGACCATCACCTCGCCTGTGGAGATTGAGTTGAATCCCGATGCGCCCTAG